In the Opitutaceae bacterium genome, one interval contains:
- the rplA gene encoding 50S ribosomal protein L1 has protein sequence MVKLHKKYKAALEVADLSKEFPLEEAVAVLNKFPKAKFDETVEVSFRLAVDPRQGDQMVRGTVVLPHGSGKKVRVLAFTTDADAAIAAGADFAGLKDYMEKIQNGWFDFDVAVATPEAMREVRTIARALGPKGLMPNPKSGTVTDDLAKAIKEVKAGRVEFKVDKTANIGVGVGKRSFSTEQLIENVRSLLTAVGAARPASVKGRFIMSATLTATMTPGVRLAASDYNQF, from the coding sequence ATGGTAAAACTGCACAAGAAGTACAAGGCCGCTCTCGAGGTGGCTGACCTGAGCAAGGAATTCCCGCTGGAAGAAGCGGTTGCCGTGCTCAACAAATTTCCCAAGGCGAAATTCGACGAAACCGTCGAAGTCTCCTTCCGCCTGGCGGTCGATCCCCGTCAGGGTGATCAGATGGTCCGGGGAACGGTGGTTCTTCCCCATGGCAGCGGCAAGAAGGTCCGGGTCCTGGCGTTTACGACCGATGCCGACGCCGCAATCGCGGCCGGCGCGGACTTTGCGGGACTGAAGGACTACATGGAGAAGATCCAGAACGGATGGTTCGATTTCGATGTGGCCGTGGCCACTCCGGAGGCGATGCGCGAGGTGCGGACGATCGCCCGGGCCCTCGGACCAAAGGGTCTGATGCCGAATCCGAAGTCGGGAACGGTAACCGACGACCTGGCCAAGGCGATCAAGGAAGTCAAGGCGGGCCGGGTTGAGTTCAAGGTCGACAAGACCGCCAATATCGGCGTGGGCGTGGGCAAGCGCTCCTTTTCCACCGAGCAACTGATCGAGAATGTCCGTTCCCTGCTGACCGCAGTCGGGGCCGCCCGTCCGGCGAGCGTGAAGGGGCGTTTCATCATGTCGGCCACCCTGACCGCGACAATGACACCCGGAGTGCGCCTGGCCGCTTCCGACTACAACCAATTCTAG
- the rplL gene encoding 50S ribosomal protein L7/L12, whose product MSDLTKEQVIDWLSGQSVLEIASLVKDLEEKWGVSAAAPVAVAAAPAAAAAEAAEEKTEFDVILTGAGANKIAVIKEVRAMTSLGLKEAKDLVEGAPKPVKEGVTKDEAEEAKKKLEAAGASVEVK is encoded by the coding sequence ATGTCAGACCTGACCAAAGAACAAGTGATCGATTGGCTTAGCGGCCAGTCCGTATTGGAAATCGCCAGCCTGGTGAAGGACCTCGAGGAGAAGTGGGGCGTCAGCGCCGCCGCTCCTGTGGCCGTAGCCGCCGCTCCGGCCGCCGCTGCCGCCGAGGCGGCCGAGGAGAAGACCGAATTCGACGTCATTCTCACCGGTGCCGGAGCCAACAAGATCGCCGTCATCAAGGAAGTCCGCGCGATGACCTCACTCGGCTTGAAGGAAGCCAAGGATCTCGTCGAGGGCGCACCGAAGCCTGTCAAGGAAGGTGTCACCAAGGACGAAGCCGAGGAAGCCAAGAAGAAGCTCGAAGCCGCCGGCGCCTCTGTCGAAGTCAAGTAA
- the rpoB gene encoding DNA-directed RNA polymerase subunit beta codes for MADRINFGKLKEVISPPNLIEIQINSYLEFLQKDIAINQRDPFGLEAVFREVFPIESYDGRLVLEYVSYTIGDSKSSEIECIREGITYAVPLYVKLRLREEDFIKDEEIYMGEIPMVTKRGSFIINGAERVVVSQLHRSPGICFEVTTHPNGKLLHSFRIIPDRGTWLEAQFDNNDLLYVYLDRRRRRRKFLITTLLRSVGYSSDIDILGLFYEIKELPTASALDMENVSSLVLVEDAVDAQKGVVLARAFEPLTKAIVRQFESHAISSLRVIDTTIDEGAMIRALKKDPTRNEEEALKEIYRRLRPGEPPTTANAKALLKRLFFDPKRYDLGRVGRYKMNQKLNLETDLDVRILNGEDIVEATKYLIKLKKGDGFVDDIDHLGSRRVRTVGELLANQCRVGLARTERLVRERMTLYDQSVDSITPQKLINPKALTTVIRDFFARSQLSQFMDQINPLAELTHKRRLSALGPGGLNRERAGFEVRDVHPSHYGRICPIETPEGPNIGLINSLSTYARVNEFGFIESPYRYCEDGRVTDRVDYLTADQEEDQIIAQANSEVGEDGRFIERVTVRFRGEFLEVDPKEVTYMDVSPKQLVSVAAGLIPFLEHDDANRALMGSNMQRQGVPLLRTESPFVGTGIEERVARDSKTVLVADTEGVVASVDAKRIVVTKDGQLPARFDRNPKSDPKNGVVVHELRKFMRSNAGTCFSQKPIVAKGQKIEVGQIIADGPSTDQGELALGRNVLVAFMPWNGYNFEDAILISEKVLKEDIFTSIHIQEFEVTARDTKLGPEEITRDIPNVGEEALHNLNHDGVIRVGAEVKPGDILVGKITPKSETELAPEEKLLRAIFGEKAADVKDTSLVVPSGVSGIVMDVKVSSRIDFEKEKLSPSDRRRQVKQINEDYKTQMDKLREGLTEALSNILLGEKIPLDVINGDTNEVIIPANRKITKTLLRKLAAVSKHIEIDPSPVRIKIMEIISSYQGKFDELESDRERKTVSIEAGDEIQQGVIKQVKVYVATKQKLEVGDKMAGRHGNKGVVAKIVPEEDMPYLPDGTPIEICLNPLGVPSRMNVGQVLETHMGWACQKLGLKIATPVFDGIPEARVRGYLDEAKLPGSGKSPLYDGRTGEQLDQEVVVGYIYMMKLNHLVSHKIHARAVGPYSLVTQQPLGGKAQYGGQRFGEMEVWALEAYGAAYTLQELLTVKSDDVQGRTKIYESLVKGDNSLSAGTPESFNVLIKEIQSLGLDVRLQRSSALDFDAK; via the coding sequence ATGGCAGACCGCATCAATTTCGGCAAACTCAAGGAAGTCATTTCGCCGCCCAATCTGATCGAGATTCAGATCAACTCCTACCTGGAGTTTCTGCAGAAGGACATCGCCATCAATCAGCGCGACCCCTTCGGCCTGGAAGCCGTTTTTCGGGAAGTGTTCCCGATCGAGAGCTATGACGGACGCCTGGTTCTGGAGTATGTGTCCTACACGATCGGTGACTCGAAGAGCTCGGAGATCGAGTGTATCCGAGAGGGTATTACGTATGCCGTTCCCCTATACGTGAAGCTGCGGCTTCGCGAGGAGGACTTCATCAAGGACGAGGAGATCTACATGGGGGAGATCCCCATGGTGACCAAGCGGGGCTCTTTCATCATCAACGGTGCCGAGCGCGTCGTGGTCAGCCAGCTTCACCGTTCTCCCGGCATCTGTTTCGAGGTGACGACCCATCCGAACGGCAAGCTGCTCCATTCCTTCCGGATCATTCCCGACCGGGGAACCTGGCTGGAAGCGCAGTTCGACAACAACGATCTGCTTTACGTCTACCTCGACCGCCGCCGCCGTCGTCGCAAATTCCTTATCACGACGCTTCTCCGGTCGGTCGGCTACAGTTCGGACATCGACATCCTCGGTCTCTTTTACGAGATCAAGGAACTCCCGACGGCCTCCGCGCTCGACATGGAGAACGTCAGTTCGCTCGTCCTGGTCGAAGACGCGGTCGACGCGCAAAAGGGCGTCGTCCTGGCCCGTGCATTCGAGCCTCTGACCAAGGCGATCGTCCGCCAGTTCGAGAGCCACGCGATTTCCTCCCTGCGGGTCATCGACACGACGATCGACGAGGGCGCCATGATCCGCGCCCTGAAGAAGGATCCCACCCGCAACGAAGAGGAGGCGCTCAAGGAGATCTACCGTCGCCTGCGACCGGGCGAGCCGCCGACCACGGCCAACGCCAAGGCCCTGCTCAAGCGCCTCTTTTTTGATCCGAAGCGTTATGACCTCGGGCGGGTGGGGCGCTACAAGATGAACCAGAAGCTGAATCTGGAAACGGACCTCGATGTCAGGATCCTGAACGGAGAGGACATCGTCGAGGCGACCAAGTACCTGATCAAGCTGAAGAAGGGCGACGGTTTCGTCGACGACATTGACCATCTGGGCAGCCGGCGTGTCCGCACCGTGGGTGAATTGCTGGCCAACCAGTGCCGGGTCGGTCTGGCCCGGACCGAGCGCCTCGTCCGGGAACGGATGACCCTCTACGATCAGAGTGTCGACTCGATCACGCCACAGAAGCTGATCAACCCCAAGGCCCTGACCACGGTTATCCGGGACTTCTTTGCCCGGAGCCAGCTTTCCCAGTTCATGGACCAGATCAACCCGTTGGCGGAGCTGACCCACAAGCGGCGTCTTTCCGCTCTCGGTCCCGGCGGTCTCAATCGGGAGCGGGCCGGTTTCGAAGTCCGTGACGTTCATCCGTCCCATTATGGCCGGATCTGCCCAATCGAAACACCGGAAGGTCCGAACATCGGACTGATCAATTCGTTGTCCACCTACGCCCGGGTCAATGAATTCGGTTTCATTGAATCTCCCTACCGGTATTGCGAGGACGGCCGGGTGACCGACCGGGTGGACTACCTGACCGCTGACCAGGAGGAGGACCAGATCATCGCCCAGGCGAACTCGGAAGTCGGCGAGGATGGTCGGTTCATCGAGCGGGTCACCGTCCGTTTCCGTGGTGAATTCCTTGAAGTGGATCCGAAAGAGGTCACCTACATGGATGTCTCGCCCAAGCAGCTGGTCTCGGTGGCGGCGGGTCTGATTCCCTTCCTCGAGCACGATGACGCCAATCGCGCTCTGATGGGTTCGAACATGCAGCGCCAGGGGGTGCCGCTCCTGCGGACCGAGTCGCCCTTTGTCGGAACCGGGATCGAGGAACGGGTTGCTCGCGATTCCAAGACGGTCCTCGTGGCCGACACCGAGGGCGTCGTTGCCTCGGTTGATGCCAAGCGCATCGTGGTGACCAAGGACGGACAGCTTCCGGCCCGTTTTGACCGCAATCCCAAGTCGGACCCCAAGAACGGGGTCGTCGTGCATGAGTTGCGCAAGTTCATGCGGTCCAATGCCGGCACCTGTTTCAGCCAGAAGCCGATCGTGGCCAAGGGCCAGAAGATCGAGGTCGGGCAGATCATTGCGGACGGCCCGTCGACCGACCAGGGCGAGTTGGCTCTCGGACGCAATGTCCTTGTCGCCTTCATGCCGTGGAACGGGTATAATTTCGAGGACGCCATCCTCATCTCCGAGAAAGTCCTCAAGGAGGACATTTTCACTTCGATCCACATCCAGGAATTCGAGGTGACGGCCCGGGATACCAAGCTCGGACCCGAGGAGATCACCCGTGACATCCCGAATGTCGGGGAAGAAGCGCTCCACAACCTCAACCACGACGGAGTCATCCGGGTCGGAGCCGAAGTCAAACCCGGTGATATCCTGGTCGGGAAGATCACGCCGAAGAGCGAGACCGAGCTGGCTCCCGAGGAAAAGCTCCTCAGGGCCATCTTTGGCGAGAAGGCCGCCGATGTGAAGGACACTTCCCTGGTGGTTCCTTCCGGCGTGTCCGGCATTGTCATGGACGTCAAGGTTTCGAGCCGGATCGACTTCGAAAAGGAAAAGCTCAGCCCCTCCGATCGGAGACGCCAGGTCAAGCAGATCAACGAGGACTACAAGACCCAGATGGACAAGCTGCGGGAAGGCCTGACCGAGGCCCTCTCGAATATCCTCCTGGGCGAGAAGATCCCTCTCGATGTGATCAACGGCGACACCAACGAGGTGATCATCCCGGCCAACCGCAAGATCACCAAGACGCTCCTGCGCAAGCTGGCCGCGGTCAGCAAACATATCGAGATCGATCCTTCACCGGTTCGGATCAAGATCATGGAGATCATCAGCTCTTATCAGGGCAAATTCGATGAGCTGGAATCCGATCGTGAACGCAAGACGGTCAGCATCGAGGCCGGCGACGAGATCCAGCAGGGTGTGATCAAGCAGGTCAAGGTCTACGTCGCGACCAAGCAGAAGCTTGAAGTCGGCGACAAGATGGCGGGCCGGCACGGAAACAAGGGTGTGGTCGCGAAGATCGTGCCTGAGGAAGACATGCCGTATCTGCCGGACGGAACGCCGATCGAAATCTGTCTCAATCCGCTGGGTGTGCCATCGCGCATGAATGTCGGGCAGGTTCTGGAAACCCACATGGGTTGGGCCTGCCAGAAACTCGGCCTGAAGATCGCCACCCCGGTCTTCGACGGTATCCCCGAGGCCCGGGTCCGCGGCTATCTGGATGAGGCCAAGCTCCCGGGATCCGGGAAGAGTCCCCTCTACGATGGCCGGACCGGCGAACAGCTCGATCAGGAGGTTGTCGTCGGCTACATCTACATGATGAAGCTCAATCACCTGGTCTCCCACAAGATCCATGCCCGTGCCGTCGGTCCCTATTCCCTCGTCACCCAGCAGCCGCTGGGGGGCAAGGCTCAATACGGTGGCCAGCGTTTCGGAGAAATGGAAGTGTGGGCGCTCGAGGCCTACGGTGCCGCCTACACCCTGCAGGAGCTTCTGACCGTGAAGTCGGACGATGTGCAGGGACGGACCAAGATCTACGAATCCCTGGTCAAGGGAGACAACTCCCTTTCGGCCGGGACGCCCGAGTCATTCAATGTCCTGATCAAGGAAATCCAGAGTCTGGGGCTCGACGTCCGCCTGCAGCGGTCCAGCGCCCTCGATTTTGACGCCAAGTAA
- the rplJ gene encoding 50S ribosomal protein L10, which yields MRAAKKYLVEEVTNHLSKSDYVFLANYDRITVGEVSDLRDRLSEEKAEFHVVKNSILKAAAKSRGLPDLDSFLTGPTAIVVGGQNPSGVAKIVQKFFDEKSRPVVKVGILGDRAIDAGKVKELAELPSIEVLQAQLLGLFTQPAQSLVRILNAIPSSVVNVLQAKVRQAEG from the coding sequence ATGAGAGCAGCGAAAAAGTACCTCGTTGAAGAGGTCACCAATCATCTGTCCAAGTCGGACTACGTTTTCCTGGCCAATTACGACCGGATCACGGTGGGCGAGGTTTCGGATCTGCGCGACCGGCTTTCCGAGGAGAAAGCCGAATTTCACGTGGTGAAGAACAGCATCCTCAAGGCGGCGGCCAAGAGCCGGGGTCTTCCCGATCTCGATTCGTTTCTGACCGGGCCGACCGCGATCGTGGTCGGAGGCCAGAATCCCAGCGGCGTCGCCAAGATCGTCCAGAAGTTCTTCGATGAGAAGAGCCGACCGGTGGTCAAGGTGGGGATCCTCGGGGACCGGGCCATCGACGCGGGGAAAGTCAAGGAGTTGGCCGAGTTGCCCTCGATCGAGGTGCTCCAGGCCCAGTTGCTCGGTCTCTTCACCCAGCCGGCCCAGAGCCTTGTCCGGATCCTCAACGCCATCCCGTCGAGTGTGGTCAACGTCCTGCAGGCCAAGGTTCGTCAGGCCGAGGGTTGA
- the rplK gene encoding 50S ribosomal protein L11, translated as MAKKITGYIRLQLPAGAANPAPPVGPALGAQGVNIMAFCKDFNARTKEQAGLILPVVITVYADKSFTFILKSPPAAVLLKKAAGLAKGSGVPNKEKVGKVTRKQLLEIAETKKKDLNSRSDEAAIKVIAGTARSMGIDVID; from the coding sequence ATGGCCAAGAAAATTACTGGATATATCCGCTTGCAGCTGCCGGCTGGAGCCGCCAACCCGGCACCGCCGGTCGGTCCGGCACTCGGTGCCCAGGGCGTCAACATCATGGCGTTCTGCAAGGACTTCAACGCCCGTACCAAGGAGCAGGCCGGACTGATCCTTCCGGTTGTCATCACGGTCTATGCGGACAAGTCATTCACTTTCATTCTCAAGTCCCCTCCGGCGGCGGTCCTCCTGAAAAAGGCGGCCGGTCTGGCCAAGGGGTCGGGTGTCCCGAACAAGGAAAAGGTGGGCAAGGTTACCCGGAAGCAACTTCTCGAAATTGCCGAGACGAAGAAAAAGGACCTCAATTCCCGCAGCGACGAGGCCGCGATCAAGGTGATCGCGGGCACCGCCCGCAGCATGGGTATTGATGTGATCGACTGA
- the nusG gene encoding transcription termination/antitermination protein NusG, which produces MHTLSGKEGKVKQYIDRYKTIEELDDEILEVLLPTETVSEVKHGKKSTIVRKLIPGYVFVHMKLYDETGKVLNKPWYFVKETNGVIGFVGGERPSPLKESEIEDIRARVEAATGKETPKVQFETGEEVKITDGPFLNLTGRIDEIDPERGKLKVSVSIFGRFTPVELEYWQVERMTG; this is translated from the coding sequence TTGCATACCCTCTCCGGAAAAGAAGGGAAGGTCAAGCAGTACATAGACCGCTACAAGACAATCGAGGAACTCGACGACGAGATCCTGGAAGTCCTCCTGCCGACGGAAACGGTTTCCGAGGTCAAGCACGGCAAGAAGAGCACCATCGTCCGCAAGCTGATTCCCGGCTATGTCTTCGTGCACATGAAGCTCTACGACGAGACCGGGAAGGTTCTCAACAAGCCCTGGTACTTCGTCAAGGAGACCAACGGGGTGATCGGCTTTGTCGGCGGTGAGCGTCCTTCGCCCTTGAAGGAGTCCGAGATCGAGGATATCCGGGCGCGGGTCGAGGCTGCGACGGGCAAGGAGACACCTAAGGTTCAGTTCGAGACCGGTGAGGAGGTCAAGATCACCGATGGACCGTTCCTCAATCTGACGGGTCGGATCGATGAGATCGACCCCGAGCGAGGTAAGCTCAAGGTCTCGGTATCCATTTTCGGGCGCTTTACTCCGGTCGAGCTCGAATACTGGCAGGTAGAGCGAATGACCGGCTGA
- the tuf gene encoding elongation factor Tu, with the protein MAKGTFERTKPHVNVGTIGHVDHGKTTLTTAILSVQASKGLAEIKSYADIAKGGTVRDASKIVTISVAHVEYESEKRHYAHVDCPGHADFVKNMITGAAQMDGAILVVSAADGPMPQTREHILLARQVGVPSMVVFLNKVDLIDDEELLDLVEMEVRELLSKYQFPGDDITIIRGSATAALEGTDTGKAAIQALMEALDKDIAEPEREIDKPFLMSVEDVFSITGRGTVATGRIERGICKVGDTVEIVGLHDTKSTVVTGVEMFRKMLDQGQAGDNVGVLLRGVEKESIERGQVIAAPKSITPHTQARAEIYVLSKDEGGRHTPFFNGYRPQFYFRTTDVTGVCDLPEGVEMVMPGDNINLVINLIAPIAMEKAQRFAIREGGRTIGAGRVTEILK; encoded by the coding sequence ATGGCTAAAGGAACCTTCGAACGAACCAAACCGCACGTCAATGTCGGTACCATTGGACACGTCGACCATGGGAAGACCACCCTGACGACGGCGATCCTCTCTGTTCAGGCCAGCAAAGGCTTGGCTGAAATCAAGTCCTACGCTGACATAGCGAAGGGTGGAACCGTGCGGGACGCATCCAAGATCGTCACGATTTCGGTCGCTCACGTCGAGTACGAGTCGGAAAAGCGGCACTATGCGCATGTCGATTGCCCGGGCCACGCCGACTTCGTCAAGAACATGATTACCGGTGCGGCCCAGATGGATGGTGCCATTCTGGTCGTGAGCGCGGCAGACGGTCCGATGCCCCAGACTCGTGAGCACATCCTGCTCGCCCGTCAGGTCGGAGTCCCGAGCATGGTTGTCTTCCTGAACAAGGTTGACCTGATCGACGACGAGGAACTCCTCGACTTGGTCGAGATGGAAGTCCGCGAACTGCTGAGCAAGTACCAGTTCCCCGGTGATGACATCACCATCATTCGCGGGTCGGCCACCGCCGCCCTCGAGGGGACGGACACCGGCAAGGCCGCCATCCAGGCGCTGATGGAAGCTCTTGACAAGGATATCGCCGAGCCGGAGCGCGAAATCGACAAGCCTTTCCTCATGTCGGTCGAGGACGTCTTCTCGATCACAGGCCGCGGCACTGTCGCGACCGGTCGTATCGAGCGTGGAATCTGCAAGGTTGGGGACACTGTCGAGATCGTCGGTCTCCATGACACCAAGTCGACGGTTGTAACCGGTGTGGAGATGTTCCGCAAGATGCTCGACCAGGGTCAGGCCGGCGACAACGTCGGTGTGCTTCTGCGTGGTGTGGAAAAGGAATCGATCGAGCGCGGCCAGGTGATCGCGGCTCCCAAGTCGATCACCCCGCACACCCAGGCCCGTGCCGAGATCTACGTCCTGTCGAAGGATGAAGGCGGCCGTCACACGCCGTTCTTCAACGGTTATCGGCCGCAGTTCTATTTCCGCACGACCGACGTCACGGGTGTCTGTGATCTTCCCGAGGGTGTCGAAATGGTCATGCCGGGTGACAACATCAATCTTGTGATCAACCTGATTGCGCCGATCGCGATGGAGAAAGCCCAGCGTTTCGCCATCCGCGAGGGTGGCCGCACCATCGGTGCCGGTCGTGTGACCGAGATTCTCAAATAA
- a CDS encoding MotA/TolQ/ExbB proton channel family protein translates to MSIDQFSLLELFQRGGPIMWVLLLISAVGLVIFVERALFLHRGHIRSTEFLEGIKNIVQKRRLVEALTVAEETPGPVANLVKAGLLHYEDGEEKIRFAIQEAALVEIPALERRIGSIGAIAHIAPLLGLLGTVLGMIETFYQFEQAGVYANSAVLSNGLWQAMLTTAGGLAVSIAAHLGHHFLAGRVRALVYDMEWVGSDLVEFLVSDPTAPAPAGGEGEPS, encoded by the coding sequence ATGAGCATCGACCAATTCAGCCTTCTGGAACTCTTCCAACGCGGTGGACCCATTATGTGGGTGCTGCTTCTGATCAGCGCGGTCGGACTGGTCATCTTCGTTGAGAGGGCCCTTTTTCTCCACCGCGGTCATATCCGGTCGACCGAGTTTCTCGAGGGGATCAAGAACATCGTGCAGAAGCGTCGGTTGGTCGAAGCCCTGACCGTAGCCGAGGAGACACCCGGGCCGGTGGCCAACCTGGTCAAGGCCGGTCTTCTTCATTATGAAGACGGGGAGGAGAAGATCCGGTTTGCCATCCAGGAGGCGGCCCTGGTCGAGATCCCCGCGCTCGAGCGCAGGATCGGCTCGATCGGTGCGATCGCCCACATCGCCCCGCTGCTCGGCCTGCTGGGCACCGTTCTGGGGATGATCGAAACCTTTTACCAGTTCGAGCAGGCGGGGGTCTACGCCAACTCGGCCGTCTTGTCGAACGGACTCTGGCAGGCGATGCTGACCACTGCGGGCGGACTGGCTGTCTCCATCGCGGCTCATCTCGGGCACCATTTTCTCGCGGGACGGGTCCGGGCGCTGGTCTATGACATGGAGTGGGTTGGCAGTGACCTGGTTGAGTTCCTGGTCAGCGACCCGACGGCCCCGGCGCCGGCCGGGGGAGAGGGAGAGCCGTCGTGA
- the secE gene encoding preprotein translocase subunit SecE codes for MKNPFRSVRIFAGETVGELKKATWPTRTELRDSTLVVIIAMVILGFFTSIADFSLYQVVNLFTSWMH; via the coding sequence ATGAAAAACCCATTCCGCAGCGTCCGCATTTTCGCCGGTGAGACCGTTGGTGAGCTCAAGAAAGCCACTTGGCCGACTCGAACCGAATTGCGTGATTCCACCCTCGTCGTCATCATCGCCATGGTGATCCTCGGGTTTTTCACTTCCATCGCGGATTTCTCCCTCTATCAGGTCGTGAATCTCTTCACCTCCTGGATGCACTGA
- a CDS encoding biopolymer transporter ExbD — MKARPFDFEAQLHPKSRRMDPVPFIDACLIAIFFSLFGSSYVFAPGITLRLPHSRTAAADALPIYEVLTVGEIEGSERILFDGRIFNLETFGQSLLSAGQERNETTLLVRVGEDVSVGTLSRVCDIARAAGFLEIQIAAEPEVEGGAGF, encoded by the coding sequence GTGAAAGCCCGTCCCTTCGATTTCGAAGCGCAGCTTCACCCGAAGTCGCGGCGGATGGATCCCGTCCCGTTCATTGACGCCTGTCTGATCGCGATCTTCTTCTCGCTCTTTGGTTCGAGCTATGTCTTTGCCCCGGGGATCACCCTTCGTCTTCCCCATAGCCGGACGGCGGCGGCGGACGCGCTTCCCATCTACGAAGTCCTGACCGTCGGGGAGATCGAGGGTTCGGAACGGATCCTGTTCGATGGCCGGATCTTCAACCTGGAAACATTCGGGCAGAGTCTGCTCAGTGCCGGACAGGAGCGGAATGAGACAACCCTGTTGGTCCGGGTAGGCGAGGACGTTTCGGTCGGCACCCTGTCCCGGGTCTGTGATATCGCTCGAGCGGCCGGCTTTCTCGAAATACAGATTGCTGCGGAACCCGAGGTGGAAGGGGGGGCGGGTTTTTGA